The Methylobacterium currus genome contains a region encoding:
- a CDS encoding ABC transporter substrate-binding protein encodes MRSRVIGCALGLSLAVLATGALAADKVSDGVVKVGILNDLSGIYSDFTGRGSAVAAQIAIDEMGAKVLGAPVELVAADHQNKPDIAANLAREWFDQGKVDMIADFPTSSTALAVMEIARQKNRVTMLSAGVAMAAITDKCSPLSAQWMVNTYALAAGTAKALLKAGRKSWYFVTADYTFGHSLEKDAAAVVEAEGGKVLGTSRHPFPGGDFSSYMLKAQGTGAQVIALANAGSDTINAVKQAAEYGIGRSDKQVIAPLLTYITDVKSLGLAKAQDMYLTEAFYWDYDDRSRAFAEKYFAKMKRMPSASQAAIYSAVLSYLKAVQAAGTDEAGAVMSQLRSMTIDDAVIRNGHLRADGALVHDLLLLQVKKPAESKRDWDFYHVKAVLKGDDVYPKPSDACPLNVKG; translated from the coding sequence ATGCGGTCGCGTGTCATCGGGTGCGCCCTCGGGCTGTCGCTCGCCGTTCTGGCCACGGGGGCTCTCGCCGCCGACAAGGTCAGCGACGGGGTGGTGAAGGTCGGCATCCTCAACGACCTGTCGGGGATCTATTCCGACTTCACGGGCCGCGGCTCGGCGGTGGCGGCGCAGATCGCCATCGACGAGATGGGGGCCAAGGTGCTGGGCGCGCCCGTCGAGCTCGTCGCCGCCGACCACCAGAACAAGCCCGACATCGCCGCCAACCTCGCCCGCGAGTGGTTCGACCAGGGCAAGGTCGACATGATCGCCGACTTCCCGACCTCCTCGACGGCGCTCGCCGTGATGGAGATCGCGCGGCAGAAGAACCGGGTGACGATGCTCTCGGCCGGCGTCGCCATGGCGGCCATCACCGACAAGTGCTCGCCCCTGAGCGCGCAATGGATGGTCAACACCTACGCGCTCGCCGCCGGCACCGCCAAGGCGCTGCTGAAGGCCGGACGCAAGAGCTGGTACTTCGTCACCGCCGACTACACCTTCGGCCACTCGCTGGAGAAGGACGCCGCCGCGGTGGTCGAGGCGGAGGGCGGCAAGGTGCTGGGCACGTCGCGCCATCCCTTCCCGGGCGGCGACTTCTCGTCCTACATGCTGAAGGCGCAAGGCACGGGCGCCCAGGTGATCGCGCTGGCCAATGCCGGCAGCGACACCATCAACGCCGTCAAGCAGGCCGCCGAATACGGCATCGGCCGCAGCGACAAGCAGGTGATCGCGCCGCTCCTCACCTACATCACCGACGTGAAGAGCCTCGGCCTCGCCAAGGCCCAGGACATGTATCTGACGGAAGCGTTCTACTGGGATTACGACGACCGCTCGCGTGCCTTCGCGGAAAAGTACTTCGCCAAGATGAAGCGGATGCCGAGCGCCTCGCAGGCCGCGATCTACTCGGCGGTGCTGAGCTACCTGAAGGCGGTTCAAGCGGCCGGCACCGACGAGGCCGGGGCGGTGATGAGCCAGCTGCGCTCCATGACCATCGACGACGCGGTGATCCGCAACGGTCACCTGCGGGCCGACGGCGCGCTGGTGCACGACCTGCTGCTGCTCCAGGTGAAGAAGCCGGCGGAGTCGAAGCGCGACTGGGACTTCTACCACGTCAAGGCGGTGCTCAAGGGCGACGACGTCTACCCGAAGCCGAGCGACGCCTGCCCGCTGAACGTGAAGGGGTAG
- a CDS encoding aspartate aminotransferase family protein, whose product MNAHPPRLNRPSLDAYWMPFTANRQFKAAPRLLVAAEGMHYTADDGRTVLDGTAGLWCVNAGHGRRRIAEAVERQLATLDYAPSFQMGHPIAFEFAERLAAIAPGGALDRVFFTGSGSESVDTALKIALAYQRAIGQGTRTRVIGRERGYHGVGFGGISVGGLVNNRRMFPLLPGVDHLRHTHDLARNAFVQGQPEHGADLADDLERLVALHGAETIAAVIVEPVAGSTGVLVPPKGYLERLREIATRHGILLIFDEVITGFGRLGAPFATDYFGVTPDLVTTAKGLTNGTIPMGAVFATRAVHDALMHGPEGAIELFHGYTYSGHPVACAAGLATLEIYAEEDLLTRTVQIQAQWHEAMHALRDCPNVIDIRTIGLIAGIELKSRDGAPGARAYDVFTDCFEKGLLIRVTGDIIALSPPLIAEREHVDTMASMLGEALRRAA is encoded by the coding sequence ATGAACGCCCATCCGCCGCGCCTGAACCGCCCGAGCCTCGACGCCTACTGGATGCCGTTCACGGCCAACCGCCAGTTCAAGGCGGCGCCCCGCCTCCTCGTCGCCGCCGAGGGCATGCACTACACGGCCGATGACGGCCGCACGGTGCTCGACGGCACCGCCGGCCTGTGGTGCGTCAATGCCGGCCACGGCCGCCGGCGCATCGCCGAGGCCGTCGAGCGCCAGCTCGCCACCCTCGACTACGCCCCCTCGTTCCAGATGGGCCACCCGATCGCCTTCGAGTTCGCCGAGCGCCTCGCCGCCATCGCGCCGGGCGGCGCCCTCGACCGGGTGTTCTTCACCGGCTCGGGCTCGGAATCGGTCGACACCGCCCTCAAGATCGCCCTCGCCTACCAGCGCGCCATCGGCCAGGGTACGCGGACCCGGGTGATCGGGCGCGAGCGCGGCTATCACGGCGTCGGCTTCGGCGGCATCTCGGTCGGTGGGCTGGTCAACAACCGCCGGATGTTCCCGCTGCTGCCGGGCGTCGACCACCTGCGCCACACCCACGATCTCGCCCGCAACGCCTTCGTGCAGGGGCAGCCGGAGCATGGCGCCGACCTCGCCGACGACCTCGAGCGGCTGGTGGCGCTCCACGGCGCCGAGACCATCGCGGCGGTGATCGTCGAGCCGGTGGCGGGCTCGACCGGCGTGCTGGTGCCGCCGAAGGGCTATCTGGAGCGCCTGCGCGAGATCGCGACCCGCCACGGCATCCTGCTGATCTTCGACGAGGTCATCACCGGGTTCGGCCGCCTCGGCGCGCCCTTCGCCACCGACTATTTCGGCGTGACGCCCGACCTCGTCACCACGGCGAAGGGCCTCACCAACGGCACGATCCCGATGGGCGCGGTCTTCGCCACGCGGGCGGTGCACGACGCGCTGATGCACGGGCCGGAGGGCGCGATCGAGCTGTTCCACGGCTACACCTATTCGGGCCACCCGGTCGCCTGCGCGGCCGGCCTCGCCACCCTGGAGATCTACGCCGAGGAGGACCTCCTCACCCGCACGGTGCAGATCCAGGCGCAGTGGCACGAGGCGATGCACGCCCTGCGGGACTGCCCTAACGTCATCGACATCCGCACCATCGGCCTCATCGCCGGCATCGAGCTCAAGTCGCGGGACGGGGCCCCGGGAGCCCGGGCCTACGACGTCTTCACCGACTGTTTCGAGAAGGGCCTGCTCATCCGCGTCACCGGCGACATCATCGCCCTGTCGCCGCCGCTGATCGCGGAGCGTGAGCACGTCGACACGATGGCGTCGATGCTGGGCGAAGCGCTGCGGCGGGCGGCATAG
- a CDS encoding branched-chain amino acid ABC transporter permease, translating into MSTRTLFSVLVALLVLVPLVPGLIYPIFVMKVMAYGLFACAFNLLLGFTGLVSFAHAAFLGTAGYVTGALMIRFGAHPLGVPAAFAAGVAAAGLVGVAIGGLAIRRRGIYFAMITLALSQIVYFLAVQVGWTGGEDGLQGIPRGTLLGLVDLSSDTAMYYVALALFAAGFLFIDRVVHSPFGQILQAVRDNEARAVSLGYDAARFQLLAFVLSAALAGYAGALKALVFGLVSLNDVSLHTSTEVVLMTLLGGVGTLFGPLVGAALVVGLQNYLATIGDLVTVVIGLIFILCVSFFRRGVVGEGLHWRQRRAARAAKPLPEPEHPPVAEAA; encoded by the coding sequence ATGAGCACCAGGACCCTGTTTTCCGTCCTCGTCGCGCTGCTCGTCCTGGTGCCGCTGGTGCCGGGGCTGATCTACCCGATCTTCGTCATGAAGGTGATGGCCTACGGGCTCTTCGCCTGCGCGTTCAACCTGCTGCTCGGCTTCACCGGCCTCGTCTCCTTCGCCCACGCCGCCTTCCTGGGCACTGCCGGCTACGTGACCGGCGCGCTGATGATCCGGTTCGGCGCCCACCCGCTCGGGGTGCCGGCGGCCTTCGCGGCGGGCGTCGCGGCCGCAGGCCTCGTCGGCGTCGCCATCGGGGGCCTCGCGATCCGCCGGCGCGGCATCTACTTCGCGATGATCACGCTGGCGCTGTCGCAGATCGTCTACTTCCTGGCGGTGCAGGTCGGCTGGACCGGCGGCGAGGACGGCCTCCAGGGCATCCCGCGCGGCACGCTTCTGGGCCTCGTCGACCTCTCCAGCGACACCGCGATGTACTACGTCGCGCTCGCGCTATTCGCCGCCGGCTTCCTGTTCATCGACCGGGTGGTGCACTCGCCCTTCGGCCAGATCCTCCAGGCGGTGCGCGACAACGAGGCGAGGGCGGTGTCGCTCGGCTACGACGCCGCCCGCTTCCAGCTCCTCGCCTTCGTGCTCTCGGCGGCGCTCGCCGGCTATGCGGGCGCCCTCAAGGCCCTGGTCTTCGGCCTCGTCTCGCTCAACGACGTCTCGCTGCACACCTCGACCGAGGTCGTGCTGATGACCTTGCTCGGCGGCGTCGGCACCCTGTTCGGGCCGCTCGTCGGCGCCGCCCTGGTGGTGGGCCTGCAGAACTATCTCGCTACCATCGGCGACCTCGTCACGGTGGTGATCGGCCTGATCTTCATCCTGTGCGTCTCGTTCTTCCGCCGCGGCGTCGTCGGCGAGGGGCTGCACTGGCGCCAGCGCCGCGCCGCCCGGGCGGCGAAGCCCCTGCCCGAGCCGGAGCATCCCCCGGTCGCCGAGGCGGCCTGA
- a CDS encoding ABC transporter ATP-binding protein gives MAETVLETRGLQAWYGESHVLHGVDLTVREGECVTLIGRNGAGRTTTLRAILGLTDRRAGSVRVRGREAIRLPPHRIARLGLGYCPEERGVYRTLTTRENLTLLPRLGEGGLPLDEVLALFPNLAERADSYGGRLSGGEQQMLALGRILTTGARILLLDEITEGLAPVIVEALGRAVALLKSRGFTIVLVEQNFHFARHLADRHYVVEHGRIAAEIAADEVAAREEEVGRLLGI, from the coding sequence ATGGCTGAGACCGTCCTCGAGACGCGCGGCCTCCAGGCCTGGTACGGCGAGAGCCACGTGCTCCACGGCGTCGACCTCACGGTGCGCGAGGGCGAGTGCGTGACGCTGATCGGCCGCAACGGCGCCGGGCGCACCACGACGCTCCGGGCGATCCTCGGCCTCACCGACCGGCGCGCCGGCTCGGTGCGGGTGCGGGGGCGGGAGGCGATCCGGCTGCCGCCCCACCGCATCGCCCGCCTCGGCCTCGGCTATTGCCCGGAGGAGCGCGGCGTCTACCGCACGCTGACCACCCGCGAGAACCTGACCCTGCTGCCGCGCCTCGGCGAGGGCGGCCTGCCGCTGGACGAGGTGCTGGCGCTCTTTCCCAACCTCGCCGAGCGCGCCGACAGCTATGGCGGCCGGCTCTCGGGCGGCGAGCAGCAGATGCTGGCGCTCGGGCGCATCCTGACGACCGGCGCCCGCATCCTGCTCCTCGACGAGATCACCGAGGGGCTGGCGCCGGTGATCGTCGAGGCATTGGGGCGCGCCGTGGCGCTGCTCAAGAGCCGCGGCTTCACCATCGTGCTGGTCGAGCAGAACTTCCACTTCGCCCGCCACCTCGCCGACCGCCACTACGTGGTCGAGCACGGCCGCATCGCCGCGGAGATCGCGGCGGACGAGGTCGCGGCGCGGGAGGAGGAGGTCGGCCGGCTGCTCGGAATCTGA
- a CDS encoding ABC transporter ATP-binding protein, translated as MSDTALETRGLTKAFGGFRAVRGLDLKVRRHAIHALIGPNGAGKTTVFNLLTKVHVPTEGQILYEGQDITRESSAAIARRGLVRSFQISAIFPNLSVRDNVRVALQRRLGTQYRFWRSGRTLRVLDEEAMRLLSEVGLAEAAEARAADLSYGRKRTLEIATTLALDPPFLLLDEPTQGMAIEDVDRIKRLIRRIATGRTILMVEHNMSVVADLCDTITVLQRGEILAEGAYAAVSSDPAVRAAYLGGGHG; from the coding sequence GTGTCCGACACCGCACTCGAGACCAGGGGGCTGACCAAGGCGTTCGGTGGCTTCCGGGCGGTGCGGGGGCTCGACCTGAAGGTCCGGCGGCACGCGATCCACGCGCTGATCGGCCCGAACGGTGCCGGCAAGACCACGGTGTTCAATCTGCTCACCAAGGTCCACGTGCCGACCGAGGGGCAGATCCTCTACGAGGGTCAGGACATCACCCGCGAGAGCTCGGCGGCCATCGCCCGGCGCGGTCTGGTGCGCTCGTTCCAGATCTCGGCGATCTTCCCGAACCTCTCGGTGCGCGACAACGTCCGGGTGGCTTTGCAGCGGCGGCTCGGCACGCAGTACCGGTTCTGGCGCTCCGGCCGCACGCTGCGGGTGCTCGACGAGGAGGCGATGCGGCTCCTTTCCGAGGTCGGCCTCGCCGAGGCCGCCGAGGCCCGGGCCGCCGATCTCTCCTACGGCCGCAAGCGCACCCTCGAGATCGCCACGACGCTCGCCCTCGACCCGCCCTTCCTGCTCCTCGACGAGCCGACGCAGGGCATGGCGATCGAGGATGTCGACCGCATCAAGCGGCTGATCCGGCGCATCGCGACGGGACGCACCATCCTGATGGTGGAGCACAACATGTCGGTGGTGGCCGACCTCTGCGACACGATCACGGTGCTCCAGCGCGGTGAGATCCTGGCCGAGGGGGCTTACGCCGCCGTCTCGAGCGATCCGGCGGTGCGCGCCGCCTATCTGGGGGGCGGGCATGGCTGA
- a CDS encoding dihydrodipicolinate synthase family protein, producing the protein MWTGVLPAVTTKFTADGALDHAEMERCFALQMEAGCDGLIVCGSLGEGPMLSQDERLDVLRTALSVAGPHPVLLTVSEAGTREACTLAARAAKAGAAGLMVVPSPIYHTDEDETVATLRAVAAAGDLPVMIYSNRIAYRVDVTPRIMERLAGDARFVAIKESSDDIRRTTEIINHFGDRFAVLTGVDNLAFEALSVGAVGWVAGLVCAFPEETVAIYRLMKAGRTAEALEIYRWFRPLLDLDVSTFLVQNIKLAEAYALGSTEHVRAPRKPLVGQRRAEVETIVRRALERRPALKLAA; encoded by the coding sequence ATGTGGACAGGCGTCCTCCCCGCCGTCACCACCAAGTTCACCGCCGACGGCGCCCTCGACCACGCCGAGATGGAGCGCTGCTTCGCCCTCCAGATGGAGGCCGGCTGCGACGGGCTCATCGTCTGCGGCTCGCTGGGCGAGGGCCCGATGCTGTCGCAGGACGAGCGCCTCGACGTGCTCAGGACCGCCCTGTCGGTCGCCGGGCCCCATCCGGTGCTGCTCACCGTCTCGGAGGCCGGCACCCGCGAGGCCTGCACGCTCGCGGCCAGGGCCGCCAAGGCCGGCGCCGCCGGCCTGATGGTGGTGCCGAGCCCGATCTACCACACCGACGAGGACGAGACCGTCGCAACCCTGCGTGCCGTCGCGGCGGCGGGCGACCTGCCGGTGATGATCTATTCGAACCGCATCGCCTACCGGGTCGACGTGACGCCCCGGATCATGGAGCGGCTGGCCGGCGACGCGCGCTTCGTCGCCATCAAGGAATCCTCCGACGACATCCGCCGCACCACCGAGATCATCAACCATTTCGGCGACCGCTTCGCGGTGCTGACCGGCGTCGACAACCTCGCCTTCGAGGCGCTGAGCGTCGGCGCCGTCGGCTGGGTCGCGGGTCTCGTCTGCGCCTTCCCGGAGGAGACCGTGGCGATCTACCGGCTGATGAAGGCCGGGCGGACCGCCGAGGCCCTCGAGATCTATCGCTGGTTCCGCCCGCTCCTCGACCTCGACGTCTCCACCTTCCTCGTCCAGAACATCAAGCTCGCGGAGGCCTACGCCCTCGGCTCGACCGAGCATGTCCGGGCGCCGCGCAAGCCCCTCGTCGGCCAGCGCCGGGCCGAGGTCGAGACGATCGTGCGCAGGGCCCTGGAGCGCCGCCCCGCCCTGAAGCTCGCGGCGTAA
- a CDS encoding branched-chain amino acid ABC transporter permease, translated as MSDITLQAFMAQLTIGLIGGCFYAMLSMGLAIIFGLLNIINFTHGAQFMMAAFLAWIGLTQVGPWLGQPDLQVNFWLALVLAPALVAVFGMAIERTLLRRLYHLDHLYGLLLTFGVALVMEGGFRYFFGVSGQGYEPPEILQGPVDVGFMLLPKYRVFVVAASLLICLSTWYLFERTKLGAYLRAGTENPRLLQAFGINVPVLITLTYGFGVALAGIAGVLAAPIMQITPLMGGSLLNIVFAVVVIGGLGSILGAMLTGLGLGLIEGLTKVVYPEASTVVVFVIMALALLMRPAGLFGREA; from the coding sequence ATGTCGGACATCACCCTCCAGGCCTTCATGGCCCAGCTCACCATCGGGCTCATCGGCGGCTGCTTCTACGCCATGCTGAGCATGGGGCTGGCGATCATCTTCGGACTCCTCAACATCATCAACTTCACCCACGGGGCGCAGTTCATGATGGCGGCGTTCCTGGCCTGGATCGGGCTGACGCAGGTCGGCCCCTGGCTCGGGCAGCCCGACCTCCAGGTGAATTTCTGGCTCGCCCTGGTGCTCGCCCCGGCCCTCGTCGCGGTGTTCGGCATGGCGATCGAGCGCACCCTGCTGCGCCGGCTCTACCACCTCGACCACCTCTACGGCCTGCTCCTCACCTTCGGCGTGGCTTTGGTGATGGAGGGGGGCTTCCGGTACTTTTTCGGTGTCTCCGGCCAGGGCTACGAGCCGCCGGAGATCCTTCAGGGCCCGGTCGATGTCGGCTTCATGCTGCTGCCGAAATACCGGGTGTTCGTGGTCGCGGCCTCGCTGCTGATCTGCCTTTCCACCTGGTACCTGTTCGAGCGCACCAAGCTCGGCGCCTATCTGCGCGCCGGCACCGAGAACCCGCGGCTGCTCCAGGCCTTCGGCATCAACGTGCCGGTGCTGATCACCCTGACCTACGGCTTCGGGGTGGCGCTCGCCGGCATCGCCGGGGTGCTGGCCGCCCCCATCATGCAGATCACTCCGCTGATGGGCGGGAGCCTGCTCAACATCGTGTTCGCCGTGGTGGTGATCGGCGGCCTCGGCTCGATCCTCGGGGCGATGCTGACCGGCCTCGGCCTCGGCCTGATCGAGGGCCTGACCAAGGTGGTCTACCCGGAGGCCTCGACGGTGGTGGTCTTCGTCATCATGGCCCTGGCGCTGCTCATGCGCCCGGCCGGCCTGTTCGGGCGGGAGGCGTGA
- a CDS encoding cupin domain-containing protein, producing the protein MTNDEVGARLRHVRLLHGLSQRALAKRAGVVNSTISLIESGQTNPSVGALKRILDAVPIGLAEFFSLAPERSEKAFYASEELVEIGKGRISYRQVGDSLFGRALQLLKERYEPGSDTGRVPLVHDGEEGGIVLSGRLEVTVDDERRVLGPGDAYYFSSRRPHRFRCIGPNPCEVVSACTPPTF; encoded by the coding sequence GTGACGAACGACGAGGTCGGAGCGCGCCTGCGCCATGTGCGCCTCCTGCACGGCCTGTCGCAGCGGGCGCTCGCCAAGCGCGCAGGGGTGGTCAACTCCACCATCTCGCTGATCGAGTCGGGCCAGACCAACCCGTCGGTCGGCGCCCTCAAGCGCATCCTCGACGCGGTGCCGATCGGGCTCGCCGAGTTCTTCTCGCTCGCCCCGGAGCGGTCCGAGAAGGCGTTCTACGCCAGCGAGGAACTGGTCGAGATCGGCAAGGGCCGGATCTCCTACCGCCAGGTCGGCGACAGCCTGTTCGGCCGCGCCCTGCAACTCCTCAAGGAGCGCTACGAGCCGGGCTCCGACACCGGCCGCGTCCCCCTCGTCCATGACGGCGAGGAGGGCGGCATCGTGCTTTCGGGACGGCTCGAAGTGACGGTGGACGACGAGCGCCGTGTGCTCGGGCCCGGCGACGCCTATTATTTTTCCAGCCGACGGCCGCACCGCTTCCGCTGCATCGGGCCGAATCCGTGCGAGGTTGTTAGCGCCTGCACCCCGCCGACCTTCTGA
- a CDS encoding CoA-acylating methylmalonate-semialdehyde dehydrogenase, with translation MNTIGHFVGGSRIAGRSGRTAPVFNPATGEQSATVALASADEVGAAVAAARAAFPAWAATPPLRRARILNRFLRLLEERIDDLAAVITAEHGKVLSDAKGEIQRGMEVVEFATGAPQLLKGEITENVGTRVDSSSLRQPLGIVAGITPFNFPAMVPMWMFPVALACGNCFVLKPSERDPSAALVMAEWLKEAGLPDGVFTVVQGDKEAVDTLLHHPDISAVSFVGSTPIARYIYETAARTGKRAQCLGGAKNHMVVMPDADMDQAVDALMGAAYGSAGERCMAISVAVPIGEETADRLIAKLVPKVRALKVGPGTDPEAEMGPLVTAQARDRVTGYIDRGVAEGAELVVDGRGLTLQGYENGYFVGGTLFDRVTPEMTIYKEEIFGPVLAVARAPDYETAARMINEHEFGNGTAIFTRDGDAAREFAHQIQVGMVGINVPIPVPMAFHSFGGWKASLFGDHHMHGPEGVRFYTRLKTITTRWPTGIRAGAEFVMPTMR, from the coding sequence ATGAACACCATCGGACACTTCGTCGGCGGCAGCCGGATCGCGGGCCGCTCGGGCCGTACCGCGCCGGTCTTCAACCCGGCCACCGGCGAGCAGTCAGCCACCGTCGCGCTCGCCAGCGCCGACGAGGTCGGGGCGGCGGTGGCCGCGGCCCGCGCCGCCTTCCCGGCCTGGGCCGCAACCCCGCCGCTCCGCCGCGCCCGCATCCTCAACAGGTTCCTCCGTCTCCTCGAAGAGCGCATCGACGATCTCGCCGCGGTGATCACCGCCGAGCACGGCAAGGTCCTGTCCGACGCCAAGGGCGAGATCCAGCGCGGGATGGAGGTGGTGGAGTTCGCCACCGGCGCGCCGCAGCTCCTCAAGGGCGAGATCACCGAGAATGTCGGCACCCGCGTCGACAGCAGCTCCCTGCGCCAGCCGCTCGGGATCGTGGCCGGCATCACGCCGTTCAACTTCCCCGCCATGGTGCCGATGTGGATGTTCCCGGTCGCGCTCGCCTGCGGCAACTGCTTCGTGCTGAAGCCCTCGGAGCGCGACCCCTCCGCCGCCCTGGTGATGGCCGAGTGGCTGAAGGAAGCCGGGCTGCCTGACGGCGTGTTCACGGTGGTGCAGGGCGACAAGGAGGCGGTGGACACCCTCCTGCACCACCCCGACATCTCCGCCGTGTCCTTCGTCGGCTCGACGCCGATCGCCCGGTACATCTACGAGACCGCGGCGCGGACCGGGAAGCGGGCGCAATGCCTCGGCGGGGCCAAGAACCACATGGTGGTGATGCCCGACGCCGACATGGACCAGGCGGTCGACGCACTGATGGGCGCGGCCTACGGCTCGGCCGGCGAGCGCTGCATGGCGATCTCGGTGGCGGTGCCGATCGGCGAGGAGACCGCCGACCGGCTGATCGCGAAGCTGGTGCCGAAGGTGCGGGCGCTGAAGGTCGGACCCGGCACCGACCCGGAGGCCGAGATGGGGCCGCTCGTCACCGCTCAAGCCCGCGACAGGGTGACGGGCTACATCGACCGCGGCGTGGCCGAGGGCGCCGAGCTGGTGGTCGACGGCCGCGGCCTGACGCTCCAGGGCTACGAGAACGGCTACTTCGTCGGCGGGACCCTGTTCGACCGCGTGACGCCCGAGATGACCATCTACAAGGAGGAGATTTTCGGGCCGGTGCTAGCGGTGGCGCGCGCGCCGGACTACGAGACCGCCGCGCGGATGATCAACGAGCACGAATTCGGCAACGGGACCGCGATCTTCACCCGCGACGGCGATGCGGCGCGGGAATTCGCCCATCAGATCCAGGTCGGGATGGTCGGCATCAACGTGCCGATCCCGGTGCCGATGGCGTTCCATTCCTTCGGCGGCTGGAAGGCCTCGCTGTTCGGCGACCACCACATGCACGGGCCCGAGGGCGTGCGCTTCTACACCCGGCTCAAGACCATCACGACCCGCTGGCCCACCGGCATCCGCGCCGGCGCCGAGTTCGTGATGCCGACGATGCGCTGA
- a CDS encoding alpha/beta fold hydrolase: MLKTLFLPGAGGSAAFWKPVAVHADLDGVFVSWPGLGDETPDPAVGCIDDLVALAAGQIREPIALIAQSMGGYVAIRLALAFPALVRSLVLAVTSGGVPVADLGGCDWRPGYASAFPKAAKWIADPVEDLSAQIPSIQVPALLLWGDADPVSPVAVGQRLASLLPQSRLRIIPGAGHDLAQTHAEIVAAEIRRHLATMP, encoded by the coding sequence ATGCTCAAGACGCTGTTTCTCCCGGGCGCCGGCGGCAGCGCCGCGTTCTGGAAACCCGTCGCCGTCCATGCGGACCTCGACGGCGTGTTCGTCTCGTGGCCAGGCCTGGGTGACGAGACGCCCGATCCGGCGGTGGGTTGCATCGACGATCTCGTCGCCCTGGCCGCCGGGCAGATCCGCGAGCCGATCGCGCTGATCGCCCAATCGATGGGCGGCTACGTGGCGATCAGGCTGGCTCTGGCCTTTCCTGCCCTGGTCAGGAGCCTCGTCCTGGCCGTGACCTCGGGCGGCGTGCCGGTGGCGGATCTGGGCGGATGCGACTGGCGCCCCGGCTACGCCTCGGCGTTCCCGAAGGCGGCCAAGTGGATCGCCGATCCCGTCGAAGACCTGTCGGCGCAGATCCCGTCCATCCAGGTGCCGGCGCTGCTGCTGTGGGGCGATGCCGACCCGGTCAGCCCCGTGGCGGTCGGGCAGCGGCTGGCCTCCCTCCTTCCGCAATCCCGCCTCCGCATCATCCCCGGAGCGGGCCACGATCTCGCGCAGACCCACGCGGAGATCGTCGCCGCCGAGATCCGGCGTCATCTGGCGACGATGCCCTAG
- a CDS encoding GntR family transcriptional regulator, producing the protein MAVTARARGARSVAGGLGHRTVSAAVAEALRQRILSGAMAPGFQLRQDALAEEFGISRIPIREALLQLEASGLVRIAPHRGAVVTGLSVEEIEDVFQLRVSLEPQLLILSARHLTPDDFSDLRALREEYSAALKAGTVETWGELNRRFHLGLLRHAGRPRSLAIVAGLLQDCDRPTRLQLSVSGDVARADMEHTTILDLCEAGEVVAAANLLRIHVEHAGRSLVDIYRQSAET; encoded by the coding sequence ATGGCCGTGACGGCGCGCGCGCGGGGAGCCCGATCCGTCGCCGGGGGCCTCGGCCACCGGACCGTTTCGGCGGCGGTGGCGGAGGCCCTGCGCCAGCGCATCCTCTCGGGCGCCATGGCGCCGGGATTCCAGCTGCGCCAGGACGCGCTGGCGGAGGAGTTCGGCATCAGCCGGATCCCGATCCGGGAGGCGCTGCTGCAACTGGAGGCCTCCGGCCTCGTCAGGATCGCGCCGCATCGCGGCGCGGTGGTCACCGGTCTCTCGGTCGAGGAGATCGAGGACGTCTTCCAGCTCCGCGTCTCGCTCGAGCCGCAATTGCTGATCCTCTCGGCCCGCCACCTGACGCCGGACGATTTTTCGGACTTGCGCGCCCTGCGCGAGGAGTACAGCGCCGCGCTGAAGGCCGGCACGGTCGAGACCTGGGGCGAGCTGAACCGACGCTTCCACCTCGGCCTCCTGCGCCATGCCGGCCGGCCGCGCTCGCTCGCCATCGTCGCCGGCCTGCTCCAGGATTGCGACCGCCCGACCCGCCTGCAACTCTCGGTCTCCGGCGACGTCGCCCGCGCCGACATGGAGCACACCACGATCCTGGACCTCTGCGAGGCGGGGGAGGTCGTGGCGGCGGCCAACCTGCTGCGGATCCATGTCGAGCATGCCGGGCGCTCGCTGGTGGACATCTATCGCCAATCGGCGGAGACGTGA